From the Vicinamibacteria bacterium genome, the window GCCGAGGTGCGCGACGATGACGCGTGCGCTCGCGATCTCCGGAGCGACCTCGGGCAAGACGGAAGCGATGTACTCGTAGGACAAGCCGTGGAAACCGTACCGCTGGAGTCCCTTTTGGCGAATGTCGCGAGGCAGCGGTATCAGCTCCGCAACCGACGCATGGCCGCGATGAAAGCTGGTGTCGAAGCAGGCAACCTGGGGCACGTCCGGCAGCCGCTCGAAGACGGCTTCGATGGCCGCCAGATTGTAGGGCTGATGAAGCGGAGCCAGAGGAACGAGCTCGTAGAGCTCGTCCAGGACCTCGCGGCTGACGAGCGTCGGAGCCGCGAACCGCGCTCCTCCGTGAACGACACGGTGGCCGACGCCCAGGACTCGCGAGCCGCCGTACCGGGATCGAAGCCAGGCCGCGAGTGCTTCGATCGCCGCACTCCCGTCGGTGACCGACGCGGGAAGCTTCTCGTCGGCGAGCTTTCCTCCTTCGGCGTCCTTGACCGAGAGACGGGGCGATGTGCCGATGCCCTCGATTTGACCGCGCGCTTCCAGGCGCCAGCGTTCTACGTCTGGCCGCCGGTACACGCAGAACTTCAGGCTCGACGAGCCGGCATTCAGCACCAGAGCATAGTCATCCACGAATCGTCATCCTGTAGTTCGCGCGCTCATAGGTGGCGGGGTCGGGGATCCGGGAGAAACCCATGTTGCCCCGCATCTCGTCGAGAGAGCTCCACTCGTTCTCCTCCATCCAGGCTTCGAGATCCTTTCGCACCGTACGCAGGTGAGCGGGACCGTTCCGAACGAGGGCGGAGACCATCTGGGTTGCATGGGCCCCTACCATCGTCGCCTTGACGACGTCGAGGGCCGTATGGACGCCGCCGGTGACGGCGAGCGAGGCCTTGATTCGTCCCGCGAGAGCCGCGACTCCCCGAAGGCGGAGAGCGAGGTCCGAGGAGTCGGAGAGAGGGAGACAGCGCAGCACCTCGAGCTCGACGACGTCGAGATCGACTTTGTGAAAGCGGGTGAAGAGCACGAGCCCGTCGGTTCCCGCCTGGTCGAGCTGCCGGGCAAAATGGGCGAACGCGGTGAACAGAGGCGAGAGCTTGACGGCGACGGGGACGTGAACCTCCCGCTTCACCTCGTCGACGATCGCCAGCATTTCCCGTTCGACCTCGGCTCCGCTCGTCGCCGCGTCGCTCGCCGCATGATACAGGTCCAGCTCGAGAGCGTCGGCTCCCGCCTGCTCCAGGAGGCGAGCGTAGGAGATCCAGCCTCCGCGCGTCGCGCCGTTGAGCGAGGCCATTACCGGGATTTGGACGGCATCCTTCACACGTCTCAGGTGCTCGAGATACTCGTCGGGTCCGGGAGCCAGCTCGGGATCGGGAGCATAGCTCGTCGCCTCGGCGAAGGATTCGCCGTGGCTCTCAGTATGGAAGAACGCGGACATCTGCTCGCCCGTGATCTCCTCTTCGTAGAGCGGCCGCAGCACGAGTGCTCCGGCACCCGCGTCCTCGAGCTTCTTGACCGTGCCGAGAT encodes:
- a CDS encoding acetate kinase; the protein is MDDYALVLNAGSSSLKFCVYRRPDVERWRLEARGQIEGIGTSPRLSVKDAEGGKLADEKLPASVTDGSAAIEALAAWLRSRYGGSRVLGVGHRVVHGGARFAAPTLVSREVLDELYELVPLAPLHQPYNLAAIEAVFERLPDVPQVACFDTSFHRGHASVAELIPLPRDIRQKGLQRYGFHGLSYEYIASVLPEVAPEIASARVIVAHLG
- a CDS encoding dihydroorotate dehydrogenase-like protein, which encodes MNLGTTYLGIRLPHPLMVGSGPLTDDLGTVKKLEDAGAGALVLRPLYEEEITGEQMSAFFHTESHGESFAEATSYAPDPELAPGPDEYLEHLRRVKDAVQIPVMASLNGATRGGWISYARLLEQAGADALELDLYHAASDAATSGAEVEREMLAIVDEVKREVHVPVAVKLSPLFTAFAHFARQLDQAGTDGLVLFTRFHKVDLDVVELEVLRCLPLSDSSDLALRLRGVAALAGRIKASLAVTGGVHTALDVVKATMVGAHATQMVSALVRNGPAHLRTVRKDLEAWMEENEWSSLDEMRGNMGFSRIPDPATYERANYRMTIRG